A window from Candidatus Hydrogenedentota bacterium encodes these proteins:
- a CDS encoding sugar transferase: protein MKRIFDFIVSAAAIVGLSPVLLILATVVRWKLGAPVLFRQQRPGLRGRPFWLLKFRTMTDARGHDGALLPDAARLTRFGQFLRAASLDELPELLN from the coding sequence GTGAAAAGAATTTTTGATTTTATCGTAAGTGCAGCAGCCATTGTTGGTTTATCTCCGGTACTGCTCATTTTAGCCACCGTTGTTCGATGGAAATTAGGTGCACCTGTCTTGTTTCGTCAACAGCGTCCGGGCCTACGCGGCCGTCCCTTCTGGCTGTTGAAGTTTCGCACCATGACCGATGCCCGCGGGCATGATGGTGCACTCCTGCCGGACGCGGCGCGCCTGACACGCTTCGGTCAATTCCTTCGTGCTGCCAGCCTTGACGAGCTTCCGGAATTGCTGAATG